The proteins below are encoded in one region of Paenibacillus sp. YYML68:
- the fapR gene encoding transcription factor FapR, with amino-acid sequence MLSKVVLVIERLPKRQRQQQLAKSIEDNPFITDDELTKLFQVSIQTIRLDRLELGIPELRERIKLMAEQSYDQVRSLPLHEVIGDVIDLQLDKSGISMFEIREEHVFSRTKIARGHHIFSQANSLAVALINDQVALTAAADIRFVRPVRLAEKCIAKAYVRSLSKGKAKVEVFTYVGEEVVFQGNFIIYHSSKERYEGGELHADSD; translated from the coding sequence ATGCTATCAAAGGTGGTGCTCGTCATCGAACGCCTTCCCAAACGACAGCGCCAGCAGCAATTGGCGAAATCGATTGAAGATAATCCATTCATCACAGACGATGAATTAACGAAGCTATTCCAGGTCAGCATCCAGACGATCCGTCTGGACAGGCTGGAGCTCGGGATCCCCGAGCTGCGCGAGCGCATCAAGCTGATGGCGGAGCAGTCGTACGATCAGGTGCGCTCCTTGCCGCTGCATGAGGTGATCGGAGACGTCATCGATCTGCAGCTCGACAAGAGCGGCATCTCGATGTTCGAGATTCGGGAGGAGCACGTCTTCTCACGGACGAAGATTGCGCGGGGACACCATATATTCTCGCAGGCGAATTCGCTTGCGGTGGCGCTTATTAACGATCAGGTCGCCTTGACGGCGGCGGCGGACATACGATTCGTCCGTCCGGTACGTCTGGCGGAGAAATGTATTGCGAAGGCGTATGTGCGCTCTCTCTCCAAGGGCAAGGCGAAGGTGGAAGTGTTCACATATGTCGGCGAAGAGGTCGTGTTCCAGGGTAACTTCATCATTTACCATTCAAGCAAAGAACGGTACGAGGGAGGAGAGCTGCATGCGGATAGCGATTGA
- the fabF gene encoding beta-ketoacyl-ACP synthase II → MKHRVVITGLGVMSSIGRDVETFWSNLLAGKSGISAIESFDVSAYPTRIAGEIKDFNPEDYVERKEARRMDRYVQFAVAATLNALKDANLDVREGTDPERVGVYVGSGIGGLQTWEEQHKILLEKGPKRVSPFFIPMMIANMASGHISILTGAKGPNSTSVTACATGTHSIGDAMKTIQRGDADVMICGGAEATISPTGVAGFCALRAMSTRNDEPEKASRPFDVNRDGFVMGEGAGIMILESLEHAQQRGAHIYAEVIGYGMSGDAYHMTDPDPDGAARCMVKAVKDANIAFEEIDYINAHGTSTPVGDQSETTAIKKAFGDHAYKLAVSSTKSMTGHLLGAAGGVEALICALALKNGIIPPTVNLDEQDPELDLDYVPNVARQSDLKVVMSNSFGFGGHNATVVLKKYEA, encoded by the coding sequence ATGAAGCATAGAGTCGTCATTACCGGTCTTGGCGTCATGTCCTCCATCGGACGCGATGTGGAAACGTTCTGGTCCAATCTGCTTGCAGGTAAATCCGGAATCAGCGCTATTGAATCGTTCGACGTCAGTGCCTATCCGACCCGGATTGCAGGGGAGATTAAAGATTTCAACCCGGAGGATTATGTGGAGCGCAAGGAAGCGCGCCGTATGGACCGCTACGTCCAGTTCGCCGTTGCTGCAACACTAAATGCGCTGAAGGATGCGAATCTCGATGTACGCGAAGGAACAGACCCAGAGCGTGTCGGCGTCTATGTAGGCTCCGGTATCGGCGGCCTGCAGACGTGGGAGGAGCAGCATAAGATATTGCTGGAGAAAGGTCCGAAGCGTGTCAGCCCGTTCTTCATCCCGATGATGATTGCCAATATGGCTTCCGGTCATATCTCGATATTGACGGGTGCGAAGGGTCCGAACAGCACGTCCGTTACGGCGTGCGCGACAGGCACGCACTCGATCGGCGATGCGATGAAGACGATTCAGCGCGGAGACGCTGACGTGATGATCTGCGGCGGCGCCGAGGCGACGATCAGTCCGACAGGTGTAGCAGGCTTCTGTGCGCTGAGAGCGATGTCGACACGCAACGATGAGCCGGAGAAGGCGAGTCGCCCGTTCGATGTGAACCGTGACGGCTTCGTTATGGGCGAGGGCGCAGGCATCATGATTCTCGAATCGCTGGAGCATGCACAGCAGCGCGGCGCGCATATATACGCTGAAGTGATCGGCTACGGCATGAGCGGCGACGCCTACCACATGACCGATCCAGATCCGGACGGCGCAGCGCGCTGTATGGTGAAGGCGGTGAAGGATGCGAACATCGCATTCGAGGAGATCGACTACATCAATGCACACGGCACGTCCACACCGGTGGGAGATCAGTCTGAGACGACGGCAATCAAGAAGGCGTTCGGCGATCATGCTTACAAGCTGGCTGTCAGCTCGACGAAGTCGATGACCGGCCACCTGCTCGGAGCAGCTGGCGGCGTTGAGGCGCTCATCTGCGCGCTGGCGCTGAAGAACGGCATCATTCCGCCGACGGTGAACCTCGACGAGCAAGATCCGGAGCTGGATCTCGATTATGTGCCGAATGTGGCACGACAGTCCGATCTGAAGGTCGTCATGTCGAACTCGTTCGGCTTCGGTGGACATAATGCAACGGTCGTTCTGAAGAAATACGAGGCATAA
- a CDS encoding beta-ketoacyl-ACP synthase III — MSLQPVGIIGTGKYVPERVLTNRELEQMVETNDEWIVTRTGIRERRLVSAEQAASDLAYEASVEALKQAGISAEELDLIIVATVTPDMAFPSTACIVQEKLGAKKAAAFDLSAACSGFIYGLATGSNFISMGAYKYVLVVGAECLSKITDYTDRNTCILFGDGAGAVVLGPVEEGRGFKSFELGADGTGGPLLKVPAGGSRCPSTPESLSGKDHFIYMAGSEVFKFAVRIMGSAAEEALRKAGLEKSDIDLLVPHQANIRIIQSSLQRLELGEEKCMINLDKYGNMSAASIPVALAEAVEEGRVKEGDCLVLVGFGGGLTWGASVLIW, encoded by the coding sequence ATGAGCTTACAGCCGGTAGGCATTATCGGTACAGGTAAATATGTTCCGGAGCGCGTGCTCACGAACCGTGAGCTGGAGCAGATGGTAGAAACGAACGACGAATGGATCGTCACGCGAACCGGCATTCGCGAGCGCAGGCTCGTCTCGGCGGAGCAAGCGGCGTCTGACCTCGCTTATGAGGCTTCGGTGGAAGCGCTGAAGCAGGCTGGAATCAGCGCCGAGGAGCTTGATCTGATCATCGTAGCGACGGTAACGCCGGATATGGCGTTCCCTTCGACAGCCTGCATCGTGCAGGAGAAGCTGGGCGCGAAGAAGGCGGCAGCGTTCGATCTGTCGGCGGCATGCTCGGGCTTCATCTATGGTCTGGCGACAGGCTCGAACTTTATCTCGATGGGCGCTTACAAATATGTGCTCGTCGTCGGCGCGGAATGCTTGTCGAAGATTACCGACTATACCGACCGCAATACGTGCATTCTGTTCGGTGACGGCGCAGGCGCTGTCGTGCTCGGACCGGTTGAGGAAGGGCGCGGCTTCAAGTCGTTCGAGCTCGGCGCGGACGGCACGGGCGGGCCACTGCTCAAGGTTCCAGCTGGCGGCTCCCGTTGTCCATCAACGCCGGAATCGTTATCGGGCAAGGACCACTTCATCTATATGGCGGGCTCCGAGGTGTTCAAGTTCGCGGTTCGCATTATGGGCAGTGCGGCTGAAGAGGCGCTGCGCAAGGCGGGTCTTGAGAAGTCGGATATTGACCTGCTCGTTCCGCATCAGGCGAACATACGCATCATTCAGTCTTCTCTGCAGCGCCTGGAGCTAGGCGAGGAGAAGTGCATGATCAATCTGGACAAATACGGCAACATGTCCGCAGCCTCCATCCCTGTCGCACTGGCAGAGGCGGTGGAGGAAGGACGCGTGAAGGAAGGCGACTGCCTCGTGCTGGTCGGCTTCGGCGGCGGACTGACATGGGGAGCCTCCGTACTGATCTGGTAA
- the acpP gene encoding acyl carrier protein: MSEVLDRVKRIVVDRLGVDEAEVTLEASFKDDLGADSLDVVELVMELEDEFDMEISDEDAEKIATVGQVVEYIKSHT, from the coding sequence ATGTCCGAAGTATTAGATCGCGTAAAGCGAATCGTAGTAGACCGCCTTGGCGTTGATGAGGCAGAAGTAACACTTGAAGCATCTTTCAAAGATGATTTGGGAGCCGATTCTCTCGATGTAGTTGAGTTGGTTATGGAACTTGAAGATGAGTTTGATATGGAAATCTCTGACGAAGATGCAGAGAAGATCGCTACTGTAGGTCAAGTAGTTGAGTACATAAAATCTCATACGTAA
- the plsX gene encoding phosphate acyltransferase PlsX, translating into MRIAIDAMGGDHAPKAPVEGALLAAAEWSDTTVVLVGDSALLEPLLQAAGGKPANVEVRHASEIVEADDEPVKAVRRKKDSSMVVAGRMVKEREVDAMISAGNTGALMTTGLLVVGRIKGIERPALAPMLPSLDGQGVLALDLGANMDATAEQLVQYAIMGSIYRSKVHGLKEPRVGLLNVGTEAMKGNELTKAAYPLLEQAPVRFVGNVESRDVLKRPCDVIVCDGFAGNIMLKSLEGAASVIFSVLKEEFTRTWYTKLAAATVRKGLGAFRKKMDYNEHGAAPLLGVDGLVLKSHGSSSAVAIKNAVRQARIAVSEKLVFSISTEISNGSELT; encoded by the coding sequence ATGCGGATAGCGATTGACGCGATGGGTGGCGACCATGCTCCCAAGGCGCCTGTCGAGGGCGCGCTGCTCGCTGCGGCGGAATGGTCGGATACGACGGTCGTGCTCGTCGGGGACAGCGCGCTGCTGGAGCCGCTGCTGCAGGCTGCTGGCGGCAAGCCGGCTAACGTGGAGGTGCGGCATGCCTCGGAGATTGTGGAGGCCGACGATGAGCCGGTCAAGGCGGTGCGCCGCAAGAAGGACAGCTCCATGGTCGTCGCGGGGCGGATGGTCAAGGAGCGGGAGGTCGACGCGATGATCTCAGCTGGCAACACCGGAGCGCTCATGACAACAGGGCTGCTCGTTGTCGGTCGTATCAAGGGTATTGAGCGGCCCGCGCTCGCCCCGATGCTGCCGTCGCTGGACGGGCAAGGGGTGCTGGCGCTCGACCTGGGTGCGAACATGGATGCGACGGCCGAGCAGCTCGTGCAATATGCGATTATGGGCAGCATCTATCGCAGCAAGGTACACGGGCTGAAGGAGCCGCGCGTCGGACTATTGAACGTCGGCACCGAGGCGATGAAGGGCAACGAGCTGACGAAGGCGGCTTATCCGCTGCTGGAGCAGGCGCCCGTTCGCTTCGTCGGCAACGTGGAGTCCCGCGACGTGCTGAAGCGGCCGTGCGACGTCATCGTCTGCGACGGCTTCGCCGGCAACATTATGCTGAAGTCGCTCGAGGGTGCGGCGTCCGTTATTTTCTCCGTATTGAAGGAGGAGTTCACGCGCACCTGGTACACGAAGCTGGCAGCCGCCACTGTCCGTAAGGGGCTCGGCGCATTCCGTAAGAAGATGGACTACAACGAGCACGGAGCGGCTCCGCTGCTCGGCGTCGACGGGCTCGTGCTGAAGAGCCACGGCTCCTCGAGCGCTGTCGCGATTAAGAACGCGGTGCGTCAAGCGCGGATCGCGGTATCGGAGAAGCTGGTCTTCAGCATCTCCACGGAAATTAGCAATGGAAGCGAGTTGACTTAA
- the fabD gene encoding ACP S-malonyltransferase, with protein sequence MGKLAFIFPGQGAQAVGMGKDLIEAEPEARRLYEEADEALGFSLSTIILEGPDTELKQTANTQPALLTTSIAFLERFRARHDLQPDYVAGHSLGEYSALVAAGVMSFADAVRTVRARGQFMEAAVPAGQGAMAAVLGAEREVLQKLCEAVSAEGHAVELANLNCPGQIVISGTAAGVQAIVERGKEEAGAKRIMPLEVSGPFHSSLMRPASEQLAAVLDQVHMSSASVPVVANVDARPVTEPERIRTLLVEQVYSSVLWEDTVAWLIAEGVDTFIEFGSGSVLAGLIKKIDRSVTVHSINSLEALEKFQLEPVQP encoded by the coding sequence ATGGGCAAGTTGGCATTCATATTCCCAGGGCAGGGCGCTCAGGCTGTCGGCATGGGTAAGGACCTCATCGAGGCCGAGCCAGAGGCGAGGCGTCTATATGAAGAAGCGGACGAAGCGCTCGGCTTCTCGCTGAGCACGATCATTCTCGAAGGACCGGACACGGAGCTGAAGCAGACGGCGAACACACAGCCTGCGCTGCTGACGACGAGCATCGCGTTCCTGGAGCGGTTCCGCGCACGGCACGACCTGCAGCCGGATTATGTAGCCGGTCACAGTCTTGGCGAGTACAGCGCACTGGTCGCCGCAGGCGTTATGAGCTTCGCCGATGCGGTCCGCACCGTCCGGGCGCGCGGTCAGTTCATGGAGGCAGCTGTTCCTGCCGGTCAAGGGGCGATGGCCGCTGTACTTGGCGCAGAGCGTGAAGTGCTCCAGAAGCTGTGCGAGGCGGTGTCTGCCGAAGGTCATGCGGTCGAGCTGGCGAACCTCAACTGTCCAGGTCAGATCGTCATCTCCGGCACGGCAGCTGGCGTCCAAGCGATCGTGGAGCGAGGCAAGGAGGAGGCTGGCGCGAAGCGGATCATGCCGCTGGAGGTCAGCGGACCGTTCCATTCCTCACTCATGCGTCCTGCGTCTGAGCAGCTGGCTGCAGTGCTTGACCAGGTGCACATGTCCTCTGCCTCGGTGCCAGTAGTGGCGAACGTCGATGCACGTCCGGTGACCGAGCCTGAGCGCATTCGTACGCTGCTCGTCGAGCAGGTGTATTCGTCTGTGCTCTGGGAGGATACTGTTGCATGGCTGATCGCCGAGGGCGTTGACACGTTCATCGAATTCGGCAGCGGCTCGGTGCTGGCTGGACTGATCAAGAAGATCGACCGCTCTGTGACGGTGCATTCGATCAACAGTCTGGAGGCGCTGGAGAAGTTCCAGCTGGAGCCCGTACAGCCATAG
- the smc gene encoding chromosome segregation protein SMC: protein MYLKRIELSGFKSFADRTELEFVNGITAVVGPNGSGKSNISDAIRWVLGEQSARSLRGGNMQDVIFAGSDARKAVNYGEVSLTLDNASQALPLDYQEVTVTRRVHRSGESEYLINKQACRLKDITELFMDTGIGKEAYSIIGQGRIEEILSTKSEDRRGIFEEASGIVKYKSRKKETEKKLQETEQNLLRIHDLITELEDQLDPLRQQSDKAIRFKELKEELKSKEIAMYVYQIEQIYETWAETSKRLEQLKEKQLELSGLVSAHDAQLETDRWELRQLEEQVELLQRSLLQISEEFEKCEGQGEVLKERKRNYASNRAQLDISVKQHESRAASKQEELEELRVKLRSIAERLAVTQGQLKAEEDRLLGVAGGTSSAEEDRLKGELLEVLNGTANARNEARYAEQQLEALSRRLDRLGEEHRRWRDQEASIVARKAALEKRLEKAVAGIEEVRNRYIQVSQGAKAKQSVAEEAQVAVRRWEQKLDALVSRRDTMLEMANDYDGFMHGVKEVLKAKGRGELRGIRGAVAELVKVPAHVEVAMETALGGALQHVVVASEADGREAIGFLKRRQLGRATFLPHDVIRGRSVPEQEQRSLQGMDGFVGIAVELVQFEETYRNIISSLLGNVIVAQTLETANRIAARVQYRYRVVTLEGDVVNPGGSMTGGSQQKKSTSLLSRQRQIEEMDKEIASSEEQLQQLRVKAAALKQEIGDAGKELDELRELGESRRIEEQQIRASLEPLAQEARQVADQLALYGADDQSLHAERSELEARRTAARESLVRLAQEEETLQQAIRDAEVRRKASESAKEELQSQLTELKVTAAAQMQEKQWHAEQERRLVAELELIRADLEANRQSLAQLEADMNNHDQETIVQIELLNELKLKKQQCAEQLELKRAERASWLAKLEAEENKTREQRNELRSVEEQLRQTEVKTNRLDVELENLLKKLSEDYELSYELAKERYPVPEDVLGTQNKVRDLKREIAILGDVNLGAIEEYQRVNERFLFLDEQRKDLVDAKTALYNVIREMDEEMSKRFRHTFDAIRSHFVVVFAKLFGGGRADLILSEPDSLLDTGIEIVAQPPGKKLQNLQLLSGGERALTAIALLFSIIRVKPVPFCVLDEVEAALDEANVTRFAEYLREFSQQTQFIVVTHRKGTMEEADVLYGVTMEEGGVSKLVSVRLEDEEAIMEAG, encoded by the coding sequence TTGTATTTGAAGCGTATAGAGCTGTCGGGATTCAAGTCGTTCGCGGATCGGACAGAGCTTGAATTCGTGAACGGCATTACGGCTGTTGTCGGTCCGAACGGGAGCGGCAAGAGCAATATATCCGATGCGATCCGCTGGGTGCTCGGCGAGCAGAGCGCGCGGTCGCTGCGTGGCGGCAACATGCAGGACGTTATTTTTGCCGGGAGCGACGCGAGGAAGGCGGTCAACTACGGCGAGGTGTCGCTGACGCTCGATAATGCGAGTCAGGCGCTGCCACTGGATTACCAGGAGGTTACCGTGACGCGCCGCGTGCACCGCAGCGGAGAGAGCGAGTACTTAATCAACAAGCAGGCGTGCCGGCTGAAGGACATTACCGAGCTGTTCATGGATACGGGGATCGGTAAGGAAGCGTATTCGATTATCGGTCAGGGCCGTATTGAGGAAATATTAAGCACGAAGTCCGAGGATCGGCGCGGCATCTTCGAAGAGGCGTCGGGCATTGTGAAATATAAATCGCGTAAGAAAGAAACGGAGAAGAAGCTGCAGGAGACGGAGCAAAATCTGCTGCGCATTCATGACCTCATTACCGAGCTCGAGGATCAGCTCGATCCGCTGCGTCAGCAATCGGACAAGGCGATCCGCTTCAAGGAATTGAAGGAGGAGCTGAAGAGCAAAGAGATCGCGATGTACGTGTATCAGATCGAGCAAATCTACGAGACGTGGGCGGAGACGAGCAAGCGGCTAGAGCAGCTGAAGGAGAAGCAGCTGGAGCTGTCCGGGCTCGTGAGCGCGCACGATGCACAGCTGGAGACGGACCGCTGGGAGCTGCGTCAGCTGGAGGAGCAGGTCGAGCTGCTGCAGCGCTCGCTGCTGCAGATTAGCGAGGAGTTCGAGAAGTGCGAGGGTCAGGGCGAGGTGCTCAAGGAGCGCAAGCGCAATTACGCGTCGAATCGCGCCCAGCTCGACATTAGCGTGAAGCAGCATGAGTCTCGAGCCGCGAGCAAGCAGGAGGAGCTCGAGGAGCTTCGAGTGAAGCTGCGCTCGATTGCCGAGCGGTTAGCGGTCACGCAAGGGCAGCTGAAGGCCGAGGAGGATCGGCTGCTTGGCGTCGCAGGCGGAACGAGCAGCGCTGAGGAGGATCGGCTCAAGGGCGAGCTGCTCGAGGTGCTGAACGGGACGGCGAATGCTCGGAACGAAGCCCGCTATGCCGAGCAGCAGCTGGAGGCGCTGTCGCGCCGGCTGGACCGGCTCGGCGAGGAGCATCGTCGTTGGCGTGACCAAGAGGCGAGCATCGTCGCCCGCAAGGCGGCGCTCGAGAAGCGGCTCGAGAAGGCGGTCGCGGGCATTGAGGAGGTCCGCAATCGGTACATTCAGGTGAGCCAAGGTGCGAAGGCGAAGCAATCGGTTGCGGAGGAAGCGCAGGTCGCAGTACGACGCTGGGAGCAGAAGCTCGATGCGCTTGTATCGAGACGCGATACGATGCTGGAGATGGCCAATGACTACGATGGCTTCATGCATGGGGTCAAGGAAGTGCTGAAGGCGAAGGGGCGAGGCGAGCTGCGTGGCATTCGCGGTGCAGTTGCAGAGCTCGTCAAGGTGCCTGCGCACGTCGAGGTCGCGATGGAGACCGCTCTTGGCGGTGCACTGCAGCACGTCGTCGTCGCGAGCGAGGCGGATGGACGGGAGGCGATCGGCTTCCTGAAGCGCAGACAGCTCGGACGTGCGACGTTCCTGCCGCATGATGTTATTCGCGGCCGCTCGGTACCCGAGCAGGAGCAGCGCAGTCTGCAAGGGATGGACGGCTTCGTCGGCATCGCCGTTGAGCTCGTTCAGTTCGAGGAGACGTACCGCAACATTATTAGCAGCTTGCTCGGCAACGTTATCGTCGCGCAGACGCTGGAGACGGCGAACCGGATTGCGGCCCGTGTCCAATACCGGTATCGTGTCGTGACGCTGGAGGGTGACGTCGTCAATCCGGGGGGCTCGATGACCGGCGGTAGCCAGCAGAAGAAGTCGACAAGTCTGCTCAGCCGCCAGCGACAGATCGAAGAGATGGACAAGGAGATCGCCTCGTCCGAGGAGCAGCTGCAGCAGCTGCGCGTGAAGGCGGCAGCGCTCAAGCAGGAGATTGGCGACGCTGGCAAGGAGCTGGACGAGCTGCGTGAGCTGGGCGAGTCAAGACGCATCGAGGAGCAGCAGATTCGCGCCTCGCTCGAGCCACTTGCTCAAGAAGCGAGGCAGGTAGCTGACCAGCTCGCGCTGTACGGCGCGGATGATCAATCGCTGCATGCCGAGCGGTCGGAGCTGGAGGCTAGACGCACCGCTGCCCGGGAGTCGCTCGTACGACTGGCGCAGGAGGAGGAGACGCTGCAGCAGGCGATCCGCGACGCGGAGGTGCGGCGTAAGGCAAGTGAGTCTGCCAAGGAGGAGCTGCAATCGCAGCTGACTGAGCTGAAGGTGACGGCCGCTGCCCAGATGCAGGAGAAGCAGTGGCATGCAGAGCAGGAGCGCAGGCTCGTGGCCGAGCTGGAGCTCATTCGCGCTGATCTGGAAGCGAACCGACAGTCACTCGCGCAGCTCGAAGCTGATATGAATAACCATGATCAGGAGACGATCGTGCAGATCGAGCTGCTGAACGAGCTGAAGCTGAAGAAGCAGCAGTGCGCGGAGCAGCTGGAGCTGAAGCGGGCGGAGCGGGCCAGCTGGCTCGCGAAGCTGGAGGCCGAGGAGAACAAGACGCGGGAGCAGCGCAACGAGCTACGCTCTGTCGAGGAGCAGCTACGGCAGACCGAGGTGAAGACGAATCGACTCGACGTCGAGCTCGAGAATCTGCTAAAGAAGCTGTCCGAGGATTACGAGCTCAGCTACGAGCTCGCCAAGGAGCGCTATCCGGTGCCGGAGGATGTGCTGGGCACGCAGAACAAGGTGCGCGACCTGAAGCGCGAGATCGCCATTCTCGGCGATGTGAATCTTGGGGCGATCGAGGAGTATCAGCGTGTGAACGAGCGCTTCCTGTTCCTCGACGAGCAGCGTAAGGACCTTGTGGATGCGAAGACGGCGCTGTACAACGTTATTCGCGAGATGGATGAAGAGATGTCGAAGCGGTTCCGCCATACGTTCGACGCGATCCGCTCGCACTTCGTCGTCGTGTTCGCGAAGCTGTTCGGCGGCGGTCGGGCGGACCTCATCTTGTCCGAGCCGGACAGCCTGCTGGATACGGGCATCGAGATTGTCGCACAGCCTCCCGGCAAAAAGCTGCAAAACCTGCAGCTGCTCTCCGGCGGCGAGCGGGCGCTGACCGCGATCGCGCTGTTGTTCTCGATCATCCGCGTTAAGCCAGTGCCGTTCTGCGTCCTCGACGAGGTCGAGGCGGCGCTGGATGAGGCGAACGTTACCCGCTTCGCCGAATATTTGCGAGAGTTCTCGCAGCAGACGCAGTTCATCGTCGTCACGCACCGCAAGGGGACGATGGAGGAGGCCGATGTGCTGTACGGCGTCACGATGGAGGAGGGCGGCGTGTCCAAGCTCGTCTCGGTTCGTTTGGAGGACGAAGAGGCGATTATGGAAGCGGGGTAG
- the rpmF gene encoding 50S ribosomal protein L32, with protein sequence MAVPQRRTSKTRRDKRRTHFKLEVPGMVKCEHCGELKLAHRVCKSCGTYKNREIINQ encoded by the coding sequence ATGGCAGTACCTCAAAGGAGAACATCCAAGACGCGCCGTGATAAGCGTCGGACTCACTTTAAATTGGAAGTACCGGGCATGGTGAAATGCGAGCATTGCGGTGAATTGAAGTTGGCTCACCGTGTATGCAAATCTTGCGGCACCTACAAGAACAGAGAGATTATCAACCAGTAA
- the fabG gene encoding 3-oxoacyl-[acyl-carrier-protein] reductase, translated as MLTGKVALVTGASRGIGRAIAVTLAEAGADVVVNYAGSEAAADETVKLVESFGRRSFKVKANVGSTQEVDDMFKHVLEAFGRVDIVVNNAGITRDNLLMRMKEEEFDQVIETNLKGVFNCMKAATRPMMKQRSGRIINISSVVGTLGNPGQTNYVAAKAGVIGMTKAAARELASRGVTVNCVAPGFIETDMTEKLNEELRESLLKQIPLAKLGQPEDIAKAVRFLASDDASYMTGQTIHVDGGMYM; from the coding sequence ATGTTAACCGGTAAGGTAGCGCTTGTGACGGGCGCATCGCGCGGTATTGGCCGCGCTATTGCGGTGACGCTTGCCGAGGCTGGCGCTGACGTCGTCGTCAACTACGCCGGCAGCGAAGCAGCCGCAGACGAGACGGTGAAGCTCGTGGAGTCGTTCGGTCGCCGCTCATTCAAGGTGAAGGCGAACGTAGGCTCTACGCAGGAAGTCGACGATATGTTCAAGCATGTGCTTGAAGCGTTCGGCCGAGTCGATATTGTCGTCAACAACGCCGGTATTACGCGTGACAACCTGCTCATGCGGATGAAGGAAGAGGAGTTCGATCAGGTGATCGAGACGAACCTGAAGGGCGTCTTCAACTGCATGAAGGCAGCGACACGTCCGATGATGAAGCAGCGCTCCGGTCGCATCATCAACATCTCGTCCGTTGTCGGTACGCTGGGCAATCCGGGCCAGACGAATTATGTCGCGGCGAAGGCTGGCGTCATTGGCATGACCAAGGCGGCAGCCAGAGAGCTCGCTTCGCGCGGTGTGACGGTCAATTGCGTCGCTCCGGGCTTCATCGAGACCGATATGACCGAGAAGCTTAATGAGGAGCTGCGTGAGTCGCTGCTGAAGCAGATTCCGCTCGCGAAGCTCGGTCAGCCTGAGGACATCGCCAAAGCGGTCCGCTTCTTGGCGTCAGATGACGCCTCGTACATGACCGGCCAGACGATTCATGTCGATGGCGGCATGTACATGTAA
- the rnc gene encoding ribonuclease III, with the protein MHRNLKQLQSELSLPFRSPDLLRQAFTHSSYVNEHRMGQHKDNERLEFLGDAVLELTVSEYLFDKYPDRSEGELTKLRASIVCEPSLVGFAEQLQFGSYVLLGKGEELTGGRTRPALLADVFESFIGALYLDQGLEVVRTFLQKHMFPHLPEQGRLLTADYKTLLQEHIQQHSLGPLEYRIVDERGPAHEREFVAEVYLQDQQLGQGAGRSKKEAEQHAASEALKQLNVKPLKS; encoded by the coding sequence ATGCATCGTAATTTAAAGCAGCTGCAGAGCGAGCTGTCTCTGCCGTTCCGAAGCCCCGACCTACTGAGGCAAGCCTTCACGCATTCGTCTTATGTGAATGAGCACCGGATGGGACAGCATAAGGATAACGAACGACTTGAATTTCTCGGTGACGCTGTACTGGAGCTGACTGTCTCCGAATATTTGTTCGATAAATACCCAGACCGCTCGGAGGGCGAGCTGACGAAGCTGAGAGCTTCGATCGTGTGCGAGCCTTCGCTCGTCGGCTTTGCCGAGCAGCTCCAATTCGGCTCTTATGTGCTGCTCGGCAAAGGAGAGGAGCTGACAGGCGGCCGGACACGGCCGGCGCTGCTCGCGGACGTGTTCGAATCGTTCATCGGCGCGTTGTATCTGGATCAAGGACTTGAGGTGGTGCGGACGTTTCTGCAGAAGCATATGTTCCCGCACTTGCCGGAGCAAGGCCGCCTGTTGACGGCCGATTACAAGACGCTGCTTCAGGAGCACATTCAGCAGCACAGCCTCGGTCCGCTCGAGTACAGAATTGTGGACGAGCGTGGGCCGGCGCATGAGCGGGAGTTCGTCGCAGAGGTGTACCTGCAGGATCAGCAGCTGGGACAAGGCGCCGGTCGCTCGAAGAAGGAAGCGGAGCAGCATGCAGCGTCTGAGGCGCTGAAGCAGCTGAATGTGAAGCCGTTGAAGTCTTAA